In one Brassica oleracea var. oleracea cultivar TO1000 chromosome C9, BOL, whole genome shotgun sequence genomic region, the following are encoded:
- the LOC106313216 gene encoding subtilisin-like protease SBT1.7, translating to MSSSFLSSTAFFFIVLLYLSSFHVSNGAQQATYIVHMAKSQMPSSFDHHSLWYDSSLRSVSESAEMLYTYNNAIHGFATRLTPEEADSLMTQPGVISVQPEQRYELHTTRTPLFLGLDVHNAGLFPETGAASDVVIGVLDSGVWPESKSFSDEGYGPVPSTWKGECEAGTNFTASLCNRKLIGARFFVRGYEAINGPVDESKESKSPRDDKGHGTHTASTAAGSVVEGANLLGFANGTAHGIAYRARVAAYKVCWKTGCFSSDILAGMDKAIEENVNVLSISLSGPRTGYTDATAIGAFAAMESGIFVSCSAGNNGPFSFSVANVAPWITTVGAGTLDRDFPALVILGNGNKYTGVSLFKGDALPSKLLPFVYAGNASNNATYGNFCFPGTLIPEKVKGKIVMCEKGGNRVEKGEVVKAAGGLGMILANTAYEGEELTANAFLLPATTVGKKASDIIRHYALTDPNPTASIVFQGTVVNVKPSPVLAAFSSRGPNPITPNILKPDLIAPGVNILAAWTGSVGPSGLASDTRRVEFNIISGTSMSCPHVSGLAALLKSVHPEWSPAAIRSALMTTAYSTYKDGQPIIDIATVKPSTPFGHGAGHVSPTTAVNPGLIYDLTTVDYLGFLCALKYNSSLIRIISRGNYACDPSKTYSVADLNYPSFAVNVDGSDTYKYTRTVTNVGGAGSYSVKVTSETTALKISVEPAVLNFKEVNEKKSYEVTFTVDSSKPSGSNSFGTIEWSDGKHVVASPVAISWS from the coding sequence ATGTCTTCTTCGTTTCTCTCCTCCACTGCTTTCTTCTTCATCGTTTTACTCTATCTAAGTTCCTTCCACGTCTCCAATGGAGCTCAACAAGCTACTTACATCGTTCACATGGCTAAATCTCAGATGCCCTCGAGCTTCGACCACCACTCTCTCTGGTACGATTCCTCACTCCGCTCAGTCTCAGAATCTGCTGAAATGCTCTACACTTACAACAACGCAATTCATGGATTCGCCACTCGGCTTACTCCTGAAGAAGCCGACTCGCTGATGACCCAACCCGGTGTCATCTCGGTTCAACCAGAGCAGCGGTACGAGTTACACACCACTCGTACTCCACTGTTCCTCGGGCTCGACGTACACAACGCAGGCCTATTCCCTGAAACCGGCGCAGCCAGTGACGTCGTCATCGGAGTTCTCGACTCAGGTGTTTGGCCAGAGAGCAAAAGCTTCTCCGACGAAGGGTACGGTCCTGTTCCGTCTACATGGAAAGGCGAATGCGAGGCTGGGACTAATTTCACAGCTTCCCTCTGTAACCGCAAACTAATTGGAGCTAGGTTCTTCGTTCGGGGTTACGAAGCAATTAATGGGCCAGTGGACGAATCCAAAGAGTCAAAATCGCCTAGAGATGACAAAGGTCACGGAACACACACGGCGTCAACTGCAGCGGGATCAGTCGTGGAAGGAGCTAATCTTTTAGGCTTCGCTAATGGAACAGCCCATGGGATTGCTTATCGCGCTCGAGTGGCTGCTTACAAAGTTTGTTGGAAAACTGGTTGCTTCAGCTCAGATATTTTAGCTGGAATGGATAAAGCCATTGAAGAAAATGTCAACGTTCTGTCTATATCTCTCAGCGGTCCAAGGACAGGCTATACAGATGCTACTGCCATTGGAGCATTCGCGGCCATGGAAAGCGGGATCTTTGTTTCCTGCTCTGCTGGTAATAATGGCCCCTTCTCGTTCAGTGTAGCGAACGTAGCTCCGTGGATTACTACGGTTGGTGCTGGTACATTAGATCGTGATTTCCCCGCGCTCGTGATTCTCGGCAACGGGAACAAATATACTGGAGTTTCCTTGTTTAAAGGAGACGCCCTTCCCTCTAAATTGTTGCCGTTTGTTTACGCTGGGAATGCTAGTAACAATGCTACTTATGGAAATTTTTGTTTCCCCGGAACACTAATTCCCGAGAAGGTAAAGGGGAAGATCGTTATGTGCGAGAAAGGAGGGAATAGGGTTGAGAAAGGGGAGGTAGTGAAAGCTGCGGGTGGACTCGGAATGATTCTTGCAAATACGGCCTACGAGGGAGAAGAGCTTACGGCAAATGCTTTTCTGTTACCAGCGACTACCGTGGGAAAGAAAGCCAGTGACATTATCCGCCACTACGCCTTGACCGATCCGAATCCCACTGCTTCCATTGTGTTCCAAGGAACGGTCGTCAACGTCAAGCCCTCTCCTGTGCTTGCAGCATTTAGCTCGCGAGGACCTAATCCCATAACGCCAAACATTCTCAAACCGGACTTGATCGCTCCTGGAGTTAATATCCTCGCCGCGTGGACCGGATCTGTGGGACCTTCCGGACTAGCTTCGGATACTCGCCGCGTGGAATTCAACATCATCTCAGGAACGTCCATGTCTTGCCCTCACGTGAGCGGTTTAGCTGCTCTTCTCAAGTCTGTGCATCCCGAATGGAGCCCCGCGGCCATTCGATCTGCTCTCATGACCACTGCTTACAGTACCTACAAAGACGGACAACCGATCATTGACATCGCGACGGTTAAACCTTCAACGCCGTTCGGGCACGGTGCAGGACATGTGTCACCTACAACTGCCGTCAATCCAGGACTCATCTACGATCTAACGACGGTGGATTATTTAGGTTTCCTCTGCGCATTGAAATACAATTCGTCGCTGATCAGAATCATATCGAGAGGCAATTACGCTTGCGACCCAAGCAAAACGTACTCCGTCGCTGATCTAAACTATCCGTCGTTTGCCGTTAACGTCGACGGCTCCGACACGTACAAGTACACACGCACGGTCACAAACGTTGGAGGAGCTGGGTCATACTCGGTTAAAGTAACGTCGGAGACAACAGCACTCAAGATTTCGGTTGAACCGGCGGTTTTGAATTTTAAAGAAGTAAACGAGAAGAAATCTTATGAGGTAACGTTTACAGTTGACTCGTCTAAGCCGTCTGGGTCTAACAGCTTTGGGACCATTGAGTGGTCAGATGGGAAACATGTGGTGGCCAGTCCCGTGGCGATTAGCTGGTCATAG
- the LOC106313785 gene encoding subtilisin-like protease SBT1.7, translating into MTYSFLSSTAPFFVVFLYLGSCHVSDGAQQATYIVHMAKSQMPSSFDHHSLWYDSSLRSVSESAEMIYTYNNAIHGFATRLTPEEADSLMTQPGVISVRTEQRHELHTTRTPLFLGLDVHNGGLFPETSTSSNLVIGVLDTGIWPESKSFSDEGYGPIPSTWKGECEAGTNFTASLCNRKLVGARFFAGGYEARVGPVNESMESRSPRDDEGHGTHTASTAAGSVVEGANLLGFANGTARGIAYHARVAVYKVCWQPGCFSSDMLAGIDKAIEDNVNILSISLSGITTYYTDDIAIGAFAAMERGIFVSCSAGNFGPSPFSVTNIAPWITTVGAGTIDRDFPALAILGNGKNYTGVSLFKGDDELPAKLLPFIYAGNASNDAIGYLCFPGTLIPEKVKGKIVMCDTGGVAPAIIGEVVKGAGGLGMILANLAGKGEEVQAEAHFLPATAVGEKAGDIIRRYVLTDPNPTASIVIQGTVVNVQPSPLVAGFSSRGPNLITPNILKPDLIAPGVNILAAWTGALGPTGLASDTRRVEFNIISGTSMSCPHVSGLAALLKSVHPEWSPAAIRSALMTTAYNTYKDGKRIMDIATGKPSTPFEHGAGHVSPTTAVNPGLIYDLTTADYLDFLCALNYNSSRIRVVSRGNYTCDSSKNYSVADLNYPSFAVNVDGSDTYKYTRTVTNVGGAGSYSVKVTSETTAVKISVQPTVLNFKEVNEKKSYSVTFTVDSSKPSGSNSFGSIEWSDGKHVVASPVAISWT; encoded by the coding sequence ATGACATATTCGTTTCTTTCCTCCACTGCTCCCTTCTTTGTCGTTTTTCTGTATCTCGGTTCCTGCCACGTCTCCGATGGAGCTCAACAAGCTACTTACATTGTTCACATGGCGAAATCTCAGATGCCCTCGAGCTTCGACCACCACTCTCTCTGGTACGATTCCTCACTCCGGTCCGTCTCAGAATCTGCTGAAATGATCTACACGTACAACAATGCGATACATGGATTCGCCACTCGGCTTACTCCCGAAGAAGCCGACTCCCTCATGACCCAACCTGGTGTGATCTCGGTTCGAACAGAGCAGCGCCACGAGTTACACACCACTCGGACTCCACTATTCCTAGGTCTAGATGTACACAACGGAGGCCTATTCCCCGAAACCAGCACATCTAGCAACCTTGTCATTGGAGTTCTTGACACTGGTATTTGGCCAGAGAGCAAAAGCTTCTCCGACGAAGGATACGGTCCTATTCCGTCGACATGGAAAGGCGAATGCGAGGCTGGGACTAACTTCACCGCTTCGCTCTGTAACCGCAAATTAGTAGGAGCTAGATTCTTCGCTGGGGGTTACGAAGCAAGAGTGGGACCAGTCAACGAATCCATGGAATCAAGATCGCCTAGAGACGACGAAGGTCACGGAACACACACGGCGTCAACAGCAGCGGGATCAGTGGTGGAAGGAGCTAATCTCTTAGGGTTTGCTAATGGAACGGCTCGTGGGATTGCTTATCACGCTCGAGTGGCTGTTTACAAAGTTTGTTGGCAACCTGGTTGCTTCAGCTCAGATATGTTAGCTGGAATCGATAAAGCCATCGAAGATAATGTCAACATTCTGTCTATATCTCTCAGCGGTATAACGACATATTATACAGACGATATTGCCATTGGAGCATTTGCGGCCATGGAAAGAGGGATCTTTGTTTCTTGCTCGGCTGGTAATTTTGGTCCCAGCCCTTTCAGTGTAACGAATATAGCTCCGTGGATTACTACTGTTGGTGCTGGTACTATTGATCGTGATTTTCCCGCGCTCGCGATTCTCGGCAATGGGAAGAACTACACTGGAGTTTCGTTGTTTAAAGGTGATGATGAACTTCCGGCTAAATTGTTGCCATTTATTTACGCGGGGAATGCTAGTAACGATGCTATTGGATATCTTTGTTTCCCCGGAACACTAATTCCTGAGAAGGTAAAGGGGAAGATCGTTATGTGCGATACAGGAGGAGTGGCTCCGGCTATTATAGGGGAGGTGGTGAAAGGTGCTGGTGGACTCGGAATGATTCTTGCGAATTTGGCAGGGAAAGGAGAAGAAGTTCAGGCGGAGGCTCACTTTTTACCGGCGACCGCTGTGGGAGAGAAAGCCGGTGACATTATCCGCCGCTACGTCTTGACCGATCCGAATCCAACGGCTTCAATTGTGATCCAAGGCACTGTTGTCAACGTCCAGCCATCTCCCCTGGTAGCAGGGTTTAGCTCGCGAGGCCCTAATCTCATAACGCCAAACATTCTCAAACCGGACTTGATCGCTCCTGGAGTCAATATCCTCGCCGCGTGGACCGGAGCTCTGGGTCCCACCGGACTAGCTTCCGATACTCGCCGCGTGGAATTCAACATCATCTCAGGAACGTCCATGTCTTGCCCTCACGTCAGCGGTTTAGCTGCTCTTCTCAAGTCTGTGCATCCGGAGTGGAGCCCGGCCGCGATTCGATCAGCTCTCATGACCACCGCTTACAATACCTACAAAGACGGCAAACGGATCATGGACATCGCGACAGGGAAACCTTCTACGCCGTTCGAGCACGGTGCAGGACATGTATCGCCAACGACGGCCGTCAATCCAGGACTCATCTACGATCTAACGACTGCGGATTATTTAGATTTCCTCTGCGCATTGAATTACAATTCGTCGCGGATCAGAGTCGTGTCGAGAGGCAATTACACTTGCGACTCGAGCAAAAATTACTCCGTCGCTGATCTAAACTATCCTTCGTTTGCCGTTAACGTCGACGGATCCGACACGTACAAGTACACACGCACTGTCACAAACGTTGGAGGAGCTGGGTCGTACTCGGTTAAAGTAACGTCGGAGACAACGGCAGTCAAAATTTCGGTTCAACCGACGGTTTTGAATTTCAAAGAAGTAAACGAGAAGAAATCGTATTCAGTGACGTTTACCGTTGACTCGTCTAAGCCGTCTGGGTCTAACAGCTTTGGGAGCATTGAGTGGTCAGATGGGAAACACGTGGTGGCCAGTCCGGTGGCGATTAGCTGGACATAG
- the LOC106318638 gene encoding subtilisin-like protease SBT1.7 produces the protein MSFLSSTALFFFIVLLNLSSFHASDGAQQATYIVHMAKCQMPSSFDHHSLWYDSSLRSVSESAEMIYTYNNAIHGFATRLTPGEADSLMTQPGVISVQQEQKYELHTTRTPLFLGLDGQNAGLFPETGASSDIVIGVLDTGIWPESKSFSDEGYGPIPSTWKGECQAGTNFTASLCNRKLIGARFFSDGYERDYGKINQADESKSPRDDFGHGTHTASTAAGNVVKGANYLGFASGTASGMAHRVRVSVYKVCWKSACVSSDILAGMDKAIEDNVHIMSLSIGGKSTSYTGEISMGAFSAMERGIFVSCSAGNDGPSPSSLSNAAPWITTVGASSIDREFPGVVILGNGKNYTGVSLFNGNALPAKLLPFVYGNYCSRGTLNPEKVKGKIVMCIKDDSVRTEKGEVVKAAGGLGMILANAAGSGEEVLADAHVLPVTAVGQKAGDIIRRYVLTDPNPTASILIRGTVVNVRPSPMVAAFSSRGPNTITPNILKPDLIAPGVNILAAWTGALGPSGLGTTSDTRRVEFNINSGTSMSCPHVSGLAALLKSVHPEWSPAAIRSALMTTAYNTYKDGKPILDVATGKPSTPFEHGAGHVSPTAAVNPGLIYDLTTEDYIDFLCASNYNLSLITIISRGNYTCPRKTHPAADLNYPSFAVNVKGSGTYKYTRTVTNVGGAGSYTVKVISETAAVKISVEPAVLNFKKVNEKKSYSVTFTVVSSMAPRSNSFGSIEWSDGKHVVASPVAISWT, from the coding sequence ATGTCTTTTCTCTCCTCCACCGCTCTCTTCTTCTTTATCGTTCTTCTTAATCTGAGTTCTTTTCACGCCTCCGATGGAGCTCAACAAGCTACTTACATTGTTCACATGGCGAAATGTCAGATGCCCTCGAGCTTCGACCACCACTCTCTCTGGTACGATTCCTCACTCCGCTCAGTCTCAGAATCCGCTGAAATGATCTACACCTACAACAATGCGATTCATGGATTCGCCACTCGGCTTACTCCCGGAGAAGCCGACTCACTCATGACCCAACCTGGTGTCATCTCGGTTCAACAAGAGCAGAAGTACGAGTTACACACCACTCGAACTCCACTATTCCTTGGTCTCGACGGACAAAACGCAGGACTATTCCCCGAAACCGGCGCCTCAAGCGACATCGTCATAGGAGTTCTGGACACCGGTATTTGGCCAGAGAGCAAAAGCTTCTCTGATGAAGGATACGGTCCAATTCCATCTACATGGAAAGGCGAATGCCAGGCTGGGACTAACTTCACCGCTTCGCTGTGTAACCGCAAACTAATCGGAGCTAGATTCTTCTCTGACGGTTACGAAAGAGATTATGGAAAAATCAACCAAGCCGACGAGTCGAAATCGCCGAGAGACGACTTCGGTCATGGAACACACACGGCGTCAACCGCGGCTGGAAACGTCGTGAAAGGAGCTAATTATTTAGGCTTTGCTAGTGGGACAGCTAGTGGGATGGCTCATCGCGTCCGAGTGTCTGTTTACAAAGTTTGTTGGAAAAGTGCTTGCGTGAGCTCAGATATTTTAGCTGGAATGGATAAAGCCATCGAAGATAATGTCCACATTATGTCATTATCTATCGGTGGTAAATCGACAAGTTATACAGGCGAAATTTCCATGGGTGCATTCTCGGCCATGGAAAGAGGGATCTTTGTTTCCTGCTCTGCTGGTAATGATGGTCCCAGCCCATCCAGCTTATCAAACGCAGCTCCCTGGATTACTACTGTTGGTGCTAGTAGTATTGACCGTGAGTTTCCCGGGGTTGTGATCCTCGGCAACGGAAAGAACTATACTGGAGTTTCGTTGTTCAATGGAAATGCTCTTCCCGCTAAATTGTTGCCGTTTGTTTATGGAAATTATTGTAGCCGCGGAACACTAAATCCTGAGAAGGTAAAGGGGAAGATCGTGATGTGCATCAAAGATGACAGTGTAAGGACTGAGAAAGGGGAGGTGGTGAAAGCTGCCGGTGGACTCGGAATGATTCTGGCAAATGCAGCAGGGAGCGGAGAAGAAGTTCTGGCGGATGCTCATGTGTTACCTGTGACCGCCGTGGGACAGAAAGCCGGTGACATTATCCGTCGCTACGTCTTGACCGATCCGAATCCCACCGCTTCCATTTTGATCAGAGGAACGGTCGTGAACGTCCGGCCATCTCCGATGGTTGCCGCGTTTAGCTCGCGGGGACCTAATACGATAACGCCAAACATTCTCAAACCGGATTTGATAGCTCCTGGAGTCAATATCCTCGCCGCATGGACCGGAGCTCTGGGTCCCAGTGGACTCGGAACCACTTCCGATACTCGTCGCGTGGAATTCAACATCAACTCGGGAACGTCCATGTCTTGCCCTCACGTGAGCGGTTTAGCGGCTCTCCTCAAGTCTGTGCATCCGGAATGGAGCCCCGCGGCAATTCGATCGGCTCTCATGACCACCGCTTACAATACCTACAAAGACGGCAAACCGATCCTCGACGTCGCGACGGGAAAACCTTCAACACCGTTCGAGCACGGTGCAGGACACGTGTCGCCCACGGCCGCCGTCAATCCAGGACTCATCTACGATCTAACGACGGAGGATTATATAGATTTCCTCTGCGCATCGAATTACAATTTGTCGCTGATCACAATCATATCGAGAGGCAATTACACTTGTCCAAGAAAAACGCACCCCGCCGCTGATCTAAACTATCCATCGTTCGCCGTTAACGTCAAAGGATCCGGCACGTACAAGTACACACGCACGGTCACAAACGTGGGAGGAGCTGGTTCGTACACGGTTAAAGTAATCTCTGAGACAGCAGCAGTCAAGATTTCGGTTGAACCGGCGGTTTTGAATTTCAAAAAAGTGAACGAGAAGAAATCGTACTCGGTTACGTTTACCGTTGTCTCATCCATGGCGCCAAGGTCTAACAGCTTCGGGAGCATTGAATGGTCAGATGGGAAACACGTGGTGGCCAGTCCCGTGGCGATTAGCTGGACATAG